The sequence GCGTGCTTAGAAAAGCCCTTGAGTTCTTCAAGATGGTGAGTGAGGTCTTTGGTATCTTCGAGGACTACTTCAAAGAGTCCAAGGAGACAAAAGAAGAAGAGTTAATAGAGCTCCTAGTTGAAGTAAGGTCAGAGCTTAGAAAACAGAGAAACTTTGAGCTTGCAGATAGAATAAGGAGCAAGCTCAGGGAGCTTGGAATTCAGCTTGAAGACACACCTCAAGGAACGATCTGGAAAAGGATAGAGGTTTAGCGAAGTCTGCTTCGGATAAAAAGGAAAGTAATCTCATTTCACTCCTTTTTCCTTTTGAACTCTGCTAAGAGCTCCTTTGCTGCCTTTACCATTTCTTCGAGGCTTGCTTTTTCGTGGGATATTCCAATGGTTATCTTTGCGTTTGTCGTTGCGTATGAGAAATAAAGCGTATTGCCCTTGCTCTCGGCGAAAAACTGCTCTACTGTGGTCTCTTCTTCTACCCCTTCATCTCCTTCTTCTGCAGCTGTGACTTCGTTTGGCAGGTCTTCAAAGAGCATTGGTTTTGGCTTCACTTTCACCACCGGCTATAGTCGGAGTGAAAATTCTTAAATATCATTTCGATGAAAATCTTAATGGTGCTGCCTATGGATGTTGTCGAACTTCTCTCAGAACTGGTAAAATTTGACACAACGAACGACCCAACAAGGGGGATAAAGCCACCAAAGGAGTGTCCAAAGTTCATCTTGGATACCCTCAATTCGTGGGGGATCGATGCGCAGTTGATTGAAAAGGATGGCTACTATGCGGTCTATGGAGAAATAGGAGAAGGGAATCCAAAAATACTTTTCATGGCACATTTTGACGTTGTTCCTGTAAACAGAGATGAGTGGGAAACTGAACCTTTTGAGCTTACTATCAAGGGAAACAGAGCTTATGGAAGAGGAAGTGCCGATGATAAGGGAAACGTTGCTTCAATAATGCTAGCACTAAAAGAGCTTTCAAAAATGAACCTTAAGGAAAAGGTTCTATTCGCATTTACCGGTGACGAAGAAATCGGTGGAGCTTTGGCAATGCACATTGCGGAGAAGCTGAAGAACGAAAATAACCTTCCCGAGTACATGGCAAATGCAGATGGCATCGGTATGAAGCCCATAATACGCAGGAGAAAAGGGTTTGGAGTTACAATAAGCATACCTTCTGAGAAAGTAAAGCTTAGGGGAACTGTAAAGGAGAGGAAATTTAGGGTAAGTACACCAATCCTTGAGACGAGACACGCTGCTTATTTCCTTCCCGGGGTTGATACCCATCCGATGATAGCGCTGTCACACTTTTTGAGAAACTCAAACGTTCTGGCAGTTTCTCTTGAAGGGAAATTCATTAAGGGAAACGTTGTGCCGAGTGAAGTGACCCTCAAATACCTCGAGCCCGGAGAAGGGGACGAGGTCGAAGTGGATATTGGTTTAACAAGGCTTCTAAAGACCATAGTCCCATTGGTGAGGGCACCGATAAAAGCCGAGAAATACAGTGATTGTGGAGTCTCGATAACTCCCAACCTCTATTCATTCAGCGAGGGTAAGCACGTTTTAAGGCTTGACATAAGGGCGATGAGCTATTCCTCTGAGGACATCGAGCGGACTCTGGAAGAAGTGATTGCCTTCAACATCCCTGAGGCAGAGCTTGCTGTGAAAAGCAACGAGAAAGCGGGGTATCTCTTCACTCATCCAGAAGACGAAATAGTAAAAGCAATGCTTGAAACGCTTGAAAAGTTTGGGGAGAAAGCGGAACCCGTAGAAGGCCCTGGAGCTGCTGACTCCAGGTTCTTCACACCGTATGGGGTTAAGGCAATAGACTTTGGTCCTAGGGGCGGCAACATTCATGGACCAAATGAATATGTTGAGTTAGATTCGCTCAAACTTCTTCCAGAAGTGTACAAAGAGGTTGCACTTAGGTTGATTGGAGGATAATTTTGGTTCTTTTTTTCTATTTCTCTTGTGGGAAAAGCTTAAATATTTCTTGAATATTAACGTCAGTAAGGGAAATCAATGAAGAAGTTTCCAGCATACTTGGCTTCTTGGGACGACATAGAAAAGTGGGCTAAGGAAGGAGCTCTCAAGGTTCTTGAGGAAGGGTGGATACCAGATGTTGTTGTAGGTCTTGCAAGAGGCGGCTGGGTTGCAGCAAGGCTCTACTGTGACTATCTTGGCGTTAAAGACCTTGTAAGCATTAAGGTGGAGCACTGGGGAGTTACAGCAACGCCAGATGGGAAGGCAAGATTGAAATACGGCACCCAGTACAATTTTGAGGGCAAGAAGGTTTTGATAGTTGATGACATAGCTGACACAGGAGAAAGCTTAACTCTGGCAAAGAATTATGTTGAGAGCAAAAATCCAGGTGAAATAAAAGTTGCAACTCTTTTGACAATAAAAACCTCAAAGTTTAAGCCCGATTACTTTGGGGAGGAAATTGATTGGGCATGGATAGTCTTTCCATGGAACTTTGTTGAGGACATGATAAATCTCGTAAACAACTTGTTTGAAGAAAAGGAAGCTCTAACTTCAGATGAAATAATTGAGCTGTTTAAAGAGCTCCATGGTATGGAGGTTCCGAAGGAAAAGTTGGAAGAGGCCTTAAAATTTGCCCAGATGAGAAAAATATTTAAATGGGATGGGAAAGCTTGGCGCAAAGCCTAAGGTTGTGATACCTTGGATAAGGAGGATATGATAAAATCAATAAAGGAGCACAGCAATTACTCCAGAGAAATCTATGACATGCATGAGGATGCAATAAATGATGCTCTCGAACACTACGATGAGCTTAAAAAAGAGTATCTGAACGATCATTCGCGTGCTAGAATCGTTAGGATAGTGATAAATGAAGATAACAACCTGCCGTTGGCCATAGAGTTCCACCGCAAGGACGATTCCTTTAAGGGCTTCAGCATAGCAATTGGAAAGCCCTACATAAAAAATGGACGGAACAATGGCTATCGGGAATAAAATTCGTTTTCAATATTCCTTTCCATTATATTTTTGATGGCTCACCTAGGTGACATGCTAGACTTTGTATCTTTATTGGTTTAATTTAAGCCTCCCGAGGCTGAGAAATTTGAGGCTGCGCAAGTGGGTGTTAAAAGGAATTGCATTTTTAATAGTTGTCGCATTCCCCTTCCTTTTTGTGTTCTTGCTCTTTGGGATTCATTTTCTAATAATTTTGATAAGAGCCAAGTTGGGACTTGGCTAGGTATCATATATGGGCTCTCTCATATAAAAATTCGATTGAAAAAGCTTTAAATATCTCCTTCCAATTTTGTTAGGGTGACCTAAAATGAAAAAGATGGCAACGTTACTGTTCATGCTTATCTTGATATCTCCTTTAACTTTGGCTCAGGAGAAGCCTTTGGTAGTTACGAGTATAGCTCCCGTAGCTGAGATACTTAAGGAAGCCTTTGGGGGCACTGTTCAAGTTGAATACCTCGTCCCTCTTGGCGTTGATCCGCATCAATACCAGCTTACACCAGAGCAGATTGAAGAACTTCAAAGGGCAGATGTTATAGTCACAATAGGCCACTTGCCCAGCGAGAGGAAAATAGAAGAACTTGAAAAAGAGGGCTTTCTGAAAGGGAAAGTTCTTGAGATAGAGGATTACCAGAGATACGGCTTCCGCTATCTGCCAGAGAGGTGGTACAACAACAAGTACAATCCTCATGGCATCTGGCTGGATCCGTATAATGCCCTTGCAATAGCAAGGACCGTAAGAGTTGCTTTAGCAGAGCTTTATCCATCTTACAGTTTCTTAGACTCCCAGCTTTCTGAGTTTGAGGCAAAAGTGGAGGGAATTATCTTAGCATACCAAAAACTTGACTTAAACGGGAAGAAGGCCTTGATAGAGCTTCCGTCTCATCAGTATGCCGTGGAATGGATGGGGATTGTAGTTGTTGATTCTATAAAACCCGAAGAAGAAGTTCCAACCAAGAGCGTGGATGAGCTCTTAGAGGTTGCTAAATCTGTTGATGTCATAGTGTATTCTGAGGAGTCTCCGGAGCAGTTGAAAAATGCTGCCCTTGAGCTTTCAAAAAGAGCAGGAGTTCCTGCGGTCAAAGTTTCCGTTATGTGGAGCGGAAAGAATTATACCGAAGT comes from Thermococcus aggregans and encodes:
- a CDS encoding M20/M25/M40 family metallo-hydrolase, encoding MDVVELLSELVKFDTTNDPTRGIKPPKECPKFILDTLNSWGIDAQLIEKDGYYAVYGEIGEGNPKILFMAHFDVVPVNRDEWETEPFELTIKGNRAYGRGSADDKGNVASIMLALKELSKMNLKEKVLFAFTGDEEIGGALAMHIAEKLKNENNLPEYMANADGIGMKPIIRRRKGFGVTISIPSEKVKLRGTVKERKFRVSTPILETRHAAYFLPGVDTHPMIALSHFLRNSNVLAVSLEGKFIKGNVVPSEVTLKYLEPGEGDEVEVDIGLTRLLKTIVPLVRAPIKAEKYSDCGVSITPNLYSFSEGKHVLRLDIRAMSYSSEDIERTLEEVIAFNIPEAELAVKSNEKAGYLFTHPEDEIVKAMLETLEKFGEKAEPVEGPGAADSRFFTPYGVKAIDFGPRGGNIHGPNEYVELDSLKLLPEVYKEVALRLIGG
- a CDS encoding phosphoribosyltransferase; amino-acid sequence: MKKFPAYLASWDDIEKWAKEGALKVLEEGWIPDVVVGLARGGWVAARLYCDYLGVKDLVSIKVEHWGVTATPDGKARLKYGTQYNFEGKKVLIVDDIADTGESLTLAKNYVESKNPGEIKVATLLTIKTSKFKPDYFGEEIDWAWIVFPWNFVEDMINLVNNLFEEKEALTSDEIIELFKELHGMEVPKEKLEEALKFAQMRKIFKWDGKAWRKA
- a CDS encoding metal ABC transporter solute-binding protein, Zn/Mn family — encoded protein: MKKMATLLFMLILISPLTLAQEKPLVVTSIAPVAEILKEAFGGTVQVEYLVPLGVDPHQYQLTPEQIEELQRADVIVTIGHLPSERKIEELEKEGFLKGKVLEIEDYQRYGFRYLPERWYNNKYNPHGIWLDPYNALAIARTVRVALAELYPSYSFLDSQLSEFEAKVEGIILAYQKLDLNGKKALIELPSHQYAVEWMGIVVVDSIKPEEEVPTKSVDELLEVAKSVDVIVYSEESPEQLKNAALELSKRAGVPAVKVSVMWSGKNYTEVLAQNSANIASAFRTYPLEQVPQQTSLNTTYVILALIVGITLGTAIGVIIKK